In the genome of Saprospira sp. CCB-QB6, one region contains:
- a CDS encoding STAS domain-containing protein, with protein MIAPKRDLLYYKRQYFITALDLAHLAQSEEQMEVERRAVFDELYAWMRQHEEFAVYYPEELIMGLSASEELFWANIIGGRFNEEYIATERAYGLQFAQTGIPLDAYIAVLLAFHEFTYQAYQRQGLASVERVMAYKKLSQASIEIITEVYSDIIQQQLEEQNEALRELSTPVAEIWDGILLLPLVGFIDSKRAKDMMETMLFNVAEKQAKVFILDISGVAIVDTAVANHLIKMTKAGRLMGCDCIISGISGSIAQTIVELGIQIDEIQTTGSMRDALAQAMRQTQ; from the coding sequence ATGATAGCACCTAAACGAGATCTCCTCTATTATAAACGACAGTATTTTATTACTGCTTTGGACTTAGCTCACTTAGCCCAAAGTGAGGAGCAAATGGAAGTAGAACGTCGAGCTGTATTTGATGAGCTTTATGCTTGGATGCGCCAGCATGAAGAGTTTGCAGTTTACTATCCAGAAGAATTGATTATGGGCCTGTCTGCAAGTGAAGAGCTTTTTTGGGCCAATATTATAGGAGGACGCTTTAATGAGGAATATATTGCCACAGAGCGAGCCTATGGACTGCAGTTTGCCCAAACGGGAATTCCCCTAGATGCTTATATTGCTGTTTTATTGGCATTTCATGAGTTTACATATCAAGCGTATCAACGCCAAGGTTTAGCTTCTGTAGAGCGAGTGATGGCCTACAAGAAACTATCTCAAGCCTCTATAGAAATTATTACAGAGGTCTATTCAGATATTATTCAACAACAATTAGAAGAGCAAAACGAAGCGCTCAGAGAACTCTCTACGCCTGTAGCCGAGATCTGGGACGGAATCTTATTGTTGCCCTTGGTGGGATTTATTGACTCTAAACGCGCTAAAGACATGATGGAAACCATGCTCTTTAATGTTGCAGAAAAACAAGCCAAGGTTTTCATCTTGGATATTTCAGGGGTCGCTATCGTAGATACTGCAGTAGCCAATCACCTAATAAAAATGACCAAAGCTGGTCGTCTGATGGGCTGTGACTGTATTATTTCAGGAATTTCAGGTTCTATCGCTCAAACTATTGTAGAACTGGGAATTCAAATTGATGAAATTCAAACTACTGGTAGTATGCGTGATGCCTTAGCTCAAGCCATGCGCCAAACCCAATAA
- a CDS encoding STAS domain-containing protein yields MKVRDISYYKRFYFITDEALAHLAETEKQMEVEMRQCFDEVYELLRHHPEYSLFYIEQLIPVVQSAEKELWLDITAARYDDRFVASCYSFGQFFAASGLPLKAHLESLMTIYECMYNAFKRQGLNDGDRMMTMNKMARTTLDIISEVDNNNIQKKLEEQNDTLRELSTPVAEIWNGILLLPLVGFIDSKRAKDMMETMLSNVAEKQAKVFILDISGVAIVDTAVANHLIKMTKASRLMGCDCIISGISGPIAQTIVELGIQIDEIETTGSMRDALALAMKRTG; encoded by the coding sequence ATGAAAGTCAGAGATATTAGTTATTACAAGCGCTTCTACTTTATTACAGATGAAGCCCTAGCCCATTTGGCAGAAACAGAAAAACAAATGGAAGTCGAAATGCGCCAGTGTTTCGATGAAGTTTACGAACTGTTACGCCACCATCCAGAGTATAGCTTATTCTACATAGAACAACTTATCCCTGTGGTTCAATCCGCTGAAAAAGAACTTTGGTTAGATATTACAGCTGCTCGATATGATGATCGATTTGTTGCTTCTTGTTATTCTTTTGGGCAGTTTTTCGCCGCATCAGGTTTGCCGCTAAAAGCTCATTTGGAGTCCCTAATGACCATCTATGAATGTATGTATAACGCCTTTAAGCGACAAGGACTCAATGATGGTGACCGCATGATGACAATGAATAAAATGGCTAGAACAACCCTAGACATTATCTCAGAAGTCGATAATAACAACATTCAGAAAAAATTAGAAGAACAAAACGATACCCTTCGTGAACTCTCTACTCCCGTAGCCGAAATTTGGAACGGGATACTTCTCCTTCCCTTAGTCGGCTTTATTGATTCGAAACGAGCTAAGGATATGATGGAGACAATGTTGTCTAATGTTGCTGAAAAACAAGCAAAAGTATTTATATTAGACATATCAGGAGTAGCTATCGTAGATACTGCTGTAGCCAATCACCTGATTAAAATGACTAAAGCTAGCCGCCTGATGGGCTGCGATTGCATCATTTCAGGTATTTCTGGTCCTATCGCCCAAACAATTGTCGAACTCGGTATCCAAATCGACGAAATTGAAACGACTGGCAGTATGCGCGATGCCCTGGCCCTTGCCATGAAGCGTACTGGCTAA
- a CDS encoding STAS domain-containing protein yields MELKQWDKSVEFYRKQYFISDEDLACMRQAGEQIMDQMRWAYDQLYDWMRQHKRYENYYTEELIGLLAEEEELFWTDIVLGRLSDEYIHTEAVYGLEFAKMNIPLEGYVGALVAFHEFIRQAYVRKGVQSFELMSAFKKFTQVSIDVVTEVYQDIISHQLEEQNEALRERSTPVAQIAKNVLLLPLVGFIDSKRAQDMMEAMLNNIAEQQAKVFILDISGVAIVDTAVANHLIKMTKASSLMGCHCIISGVSGPIAQTIVELGVQIDEIDTRGSMRDALAAALNRNL; encoded by the coding sequence ATGGAGCTAAAACAATGGGATAAGTCCGTAGAATTCTATAGAAAACAATATTTCATCTCCGATGAAGACTTGGCTTGTATGCGTCAAGCCGGAGAGCAGATTATGGACCAAATGCGCTGGGCCTACGACCAGCTCTATGATTGGATGCGCCAACATAAACGCTATGAAAATTATTACACAGAAGAACTCATTGGCCTCTTAGCCGAAGAAGAAGAGCTTTTCTGGACCGATATCGTCCTTGGCCGCCTCTCCGATGAATATATTCATACAGAGGCGGTTTATGGGCTTGAATTCGCCAAAATGAATATCCCTTTAGAAGGATATGTAGGCGCCTTGGTGGCCTTCCACGAGTTCATCCGACAAGCCTATGTCCGCAAAGGCGTGCAGAGCTTCGAGTTAATGTCTGCTTTTAAAAAGTTTACGCAGGTGTCTATTGACGTGGTGACCGAGGTCTACCAAGATATTATTAGCCACCAACTCGAAGAACAAAATGAAGCTCTCCGAGAGCGATCTACTCCAGTGGCCCAAATAGCCAAGAACGTACTTTTATTGCCGCTTGTAGGCTTTATTGACTCTAAGCGAGCCCAAGATATGATGGAGGCTATGCTTAACAATATCGCAGAACAACAAGCCAAGGTCTTTATCTTAGATATTTCAGGGGTCGCTATTGTAGACACTGCTGTGGCTAATCACTTAATTAAAATGACTAAGGCGAGTAGCCTGATGGGTTGCCATTGCATCATTTCTGGCGTATCTGGCCCTATCGCCCAAACTATTGTCGAATTAGGCGTTCAAATTGACGAAATTGATACCCGCGGAAGTATGCGCGATGCCTTAGCGGCAGCTCTTAATCGCAATCTTTAA
- a CDS encoding 4a-hydroxytetrahydrobiopterin dehydratase encodes MNYQHFREEEQQLVAEFVFEDFVAAFGFMTVVAFWAEKWDHHPNWYNVYNRLEIRLCSHDAGNTITERDHRLAQKIELLYARFKDCD; translated from the coding sequence ATGAACTACCAACACTTTAGAGAGGAGGAGCAGCAGCTTGTGGCTGAATTTGTATTTGAGGATTTTGTAGCGGCCTTTGGATTTATGACCGTTGTTGCTTTTTGGGCAGAGAAATGGGATCATCATCCCAATTGGTACAATGTCTACAATCGTTTAGAAATCCGATTATGCAGCCATGATGCTGGCAATACAATTACGGAGCGAGACCATCGATTGGCCCAAAAAATAGAGTTGCTTTACGCCAGATTTAAAGATTGCGATTAA
- a CDS encoding contractile injection system tape measure protein: MRNREQQHIIETQNLNIEVQGYLDEYQLRVVQTTLIHLFKNELGNYLDRLFSEMVPPDVHLVIDRLDIDLPPIDLRGAEAIKDFRPAVERYFKKVAREAVQKTIIKSSGGRFEEEGMRVRVSKWTLFKDFLEKGHYPSWAGPKNLPISSVIEELMRQSPRKMAELLLDIGRRNPQLANRLIFQFGPRQLEQLLQLIYQQAGPNMLRQLQLILKRLGQRYRALRGQRSVQKAAYTVAFEYIFEKVRSGRKFVYREQELVQKIVERIQKNYQHISAQDLGELDSGVRQEHSQNYGDLDLLEYFLQHGSIPYWAKTDSLASMRQLFDRLIHKRLTALQRLIIRQKEQPNFWQRLFLQFEEQQLLQLLEPLSEDRMRLVRSLLLHFNQWGQTEGISRHRLAPVLMGQLFEQLLVSRSSFSEKRLVEAFLMEASQLSSKSKEDLAQTLFKTLEQENNERFELFRQELLQQLGKIFPQTKASAHSELLKEEQLKSKSLEVELALQTLEDKLMQEGLDQEQMAQLQKERGRLQRRERQLQRELQAISGLAASSIRALLGRKKWLKKRLIQLEKELKSEEKRIKAEDKAIEKEHKAKQDEARQLRRLIRNMRRETKAIARELGKSYKKVDKESRSALRELKLEFSAAVSDLYNERSDLQLQLGQLEELLALGELSRAEKNQLQSQIRLLNRQLKQLDRELQQLDQMLAQVNADLRKLEQDETTEEPNASSQIDFLVFFLQYGSVPWWAEEYRDYSIEAIFKQFAEKEADKLRKAVSRLGKNPIVWQRMVNQLSEEVLEMVLIALFPRFAGFAISTAIMLEKIKSAQVFEKIKSISLKDFKWNKILEYLFLHPSQSNPQQFLKDLVLELGKSYEISPRELLMYMTNLSHNNPETRLAYFADVIGNLGEDDSIIAAEEALVQELLLRQRQAEGLILSLEKKKEALEQYLLKGLYTEAAIRAKTDTLAGMQAIIRELLVQDRQFLRKLLLDAIGRAPARERLVTNFDNKTFWELVLLLNKSAMPLTQNYVQELGRALNDHNLFMVKDTVYRYLLELSQGGQFAVRALVQQLLKAISRNTQRDPMLLLNDWKTKLRNLPTQRSGLLLQLLETEIALLRAQRRSTEDPSLIESLGQQLGSLELEQQHFSRQLLQVLNRERIEKEGLEIIPEDLDELYSRLEAIEKEIEDLKINIDAAQAMEKILRWRRIAELEAQRNLLQQEEPFAIRQLQQDMISLREEMESLAARLKSLEGYAKQGLSVAELREEITKLEQQRRALQQQFKDLQDQGEDATKEELALMQLRQELERLQRDLESELEALPEPELLEKMLVDEWEQPALPIESIRQAPEVQEFLSYLMELPWQQAEADRIRQRYLVALQDHWDDLTEGVQANRELLELLRSKMRQLLLPSLQRMSQKRLDWRREIEALPDMNTAQKWEQRLSGREEEQIEWLERLEAEQWDDQIAKELANLRKKVRIYFRKMRLMFRRQLRKLAQAEAARLKELERVQEEEEKRLEAERLKRINELKRQEKTPEAEAEEETKVKPKKEKPKPADPPVDEPLYVRNAGLVLLQPYYTRLFMALKMVNKGKFVNEEAQIRATHMLQYIATRQTETPENELVLNKIMCGLPLSTPVPMDVGLTEQELGTCDSLLQGAINNWSRMRTMTPDALRGTFLIREGSIKEEADRWKLKVEKGSFDMLLRTLPWGFTFVRYGWLPKFIAVEWDIPGT, from the coding sequence TTGAGAAATCGCGAACAGCAACATATAATCGAAACTCAAAACCTCAATATTGAGGTACAGGGTTATCTGGATGAGTACCAACTTCGGGTAGTGCAAACAACCCTTATACATTTATTTAAGAATGAGTTGGGGAATTATTTGGACCGGCTTTTTAGCGAAATGGTCCCGCCAGATGTACATCTTGTGATTGATCGTTTAGATATTGATTTGCCTCCGATTGATTTGCGTGGTGCTGAGGCGATTAAGGATTTTCGTCCCGCAGTAGAACGCTATTTTAAGAAGGTAGCTCGAGAGGCTGTTCAAAAAACGATTATAAAAAGCTCAGGCGGTCGATTTGAGGAAGAAGGGATGCGTGTGAGGGTCAGTAAGTGGACCCTATTTAAGGATTTTTTGGAAAAGGGGCATTACCCGAGTTGGGCTGGTCCGAAGAACTTGCCAATCAGTTCGGTCATTGAGGAACTCATGCGGCAATCGCCTCGCAAAATGGCTGAGCTTTTGCTCGATATTGGTCGTAGAAACCCTCAATTGGCCAATCGGCTCATTTTTCAATTTGGGCCACGACAGCTAGAGCAATTACTTCAGTTGATTTATCAGCAGGCGGGACCCAATATGCTTCGGCAATTACAACTTATTCTAAAGCGATTGGGCCAAAGATATCGGGCTTTGCGTGGGCAGCGATCTGTTCAAAAAGCTGCTTATACCGTAGCCTTTGAGTATATTTTTGAAAAAGTGCGTTCTGGGCGAAAATTTGTGTATAGAGAGCAGGAGCTAGTGCAGAAAATTGTAGAGCGCATTCAGAAAAATTACCAACATATTTCGGCTCAAGATTTGGGCGAACTAGATAGCGGCGTGCGCCAAGAGCACAGTCAAAATTATGGAGACTTGGATTTGCTGGAGTATTTTCTTCAGCATGGGTCTATTCCCTATTGGGCTAAAACCGATAGTTTGGCCTCTATGCGTCAGCTTTTTGATCGTCTAATTCATAAGCGACTTACGGCCTTACAACGTCTTATTATTCGACAAAAAGAGCAGCCCAATTTTTGGCAACGTCTATTTTTGCAGTTTGAAGAACAACAACTTTTACAGTTGTTGGAGCCTTTGAGTGAGGATCGTATGCGTTTGGTTCGCAGCCTTCTTCTACACTTTAATCAATGGGGTCAAACAGAGGGGATTAGCCGCCATCGTTTGGCGCCAGTCTTGATGGGGCAGCTTTTTGAGCAACTTTTGGTTAGTCGATCTAGCTTTTCCGAAAAGAGGTTGGTAGAAGCTTTCTTGATGGAGGCTAGTCAATTATCATCAAAAAGTAAAGAAGACTTAGCTCAAACGCTCTTTAAAACTTTAGAGCAAGAAAATAATGAACGCTTTGAGCTTTTTCGTCAAGAACTATTGCAACAATTGGGGAAAATTTTTCCTCAAACAAAGGCCTCTGCGCATAGCGAACTACTCAAAGAAGAGCAACTGAAGAGTAAAAGTCTAGAGGTAGAACTAGCTTTACAAACTTTAGAAGATAAATTGATGCAAGAGGGGCTGGACCAAGAGCAAATGGCACAGCTTCAAAAGGAAAGAGGGCGCCTCCAACGTCGAGAACGCCAATTGCAAAGAGAATTGCAGGCGATATCAGGTCTAGCAGCTAGCTCTATTCGGGCTTTGTTGGGTCGAAAAAAATGGCTTAAAAAACGTCTCATTCAGTTAGAAAAGGAGCTCAAATCAGAAGAAAAACGCATTAAGGCAGAAGATAAAGCAATAGAAAAAGAGCATAAAGCTAAGCAGGATGAGGCGCGACAGCTACGCCGCCTGATAAGAAATATGCGTCGAGAAACTAAAGCGATTGCTCGTGAGCTAGGCAAATCTTATAAGAAAGTAGATAAAGAGAGTCGCTCAGCACTTAGAGAACTCAAATTGGAATTTTCGGCTGCCGTATCAGATCTTTATAATGAGCGTTCGGACTTGCAACTGCAATTGGGGCAATTGGAGGAGCTACTCGCTTTGGGCGAACTTAGCCGAGCGGAAAAAAATCAACTGCAAAGCCAAATTCGGTTGCTCAATCGTCAGCTTAAACAACTAGATAGAGAGTTACAGCAATTAGATCAAATGCTAGCCCAAGTAAATGCCGATTTGCGAAAATTGGAACAAGATGAAACGACTGAAGAGCCTAATGCTAGTTCACAAATAGATTTTCTTGTCTTTTTCTTGCAGTATGGTTCGGTGCCTTGGTGGGCCGAAGAATATAGAGATTATTCTATAGAGGCTATCTTTAAGCAGTTTGCTGAAAAAGAAGCAGATAAACTCCGTAAGGCCGTTTCGCGTTTGGGCAAAAACCCCATCGTTTGGCAACGGATGGTGAATCAGTTATCTGAAGAAGTGTTGGAAATGGTTCTGATTGCTCTTTTTCCCCGCTTTGCTGGTTTTGCTATCTCTACCGCTATCATGCTAGAAAAAATCAAATCTGCTCAGGTTTTTGAGAAAATTAAGTCGATTTCGCTAAAGGATTTTAAGTGGAATAAGATTTTAGAATACCTTTTCCTCCACCCAAGCCAAAGCAATCCACAGCAATTTCTTAAAGACTTGGTTTTGGAATTAGGCAAAAGTTATGAAATTTCGCCTCGAGAGCTGTTGATGTATATGACCAATCTCTCCCATAATAATCCAGAGACTCGGCTAGCTTATTTTGCAGATGTAATTGGTAATTTAGGAGAAGATGATAGCATTATAGCGGCAGAAGAAGCCTTGGTGCAAGAGCTTTTGCTCCGCCAGCGCCAAGCCGAAGGACTCATTTTGAGTTTAGAGAAGAAAAAAGAAGCTCTAGAACAGTACTTACTTAAAGGTTTGTACACCGAAGCTGCTATTCGAGCCAAAACAGATACGCTTGCAGGTATGCAAGCAATCATTAGAGAATTACTGGTCCAAGATCGACAGTTTTTGCGCAAGCTGTTGCTTGATGCGATTGGCCGAGCTCCGGCAAGAGAGCGATTAGTCACTAATTTTGATAATAAAACCTTTTGGGAATTGGTCCTTTTGCTGAATAAATCAGCTATGCCACTAACCCAAAACTATGTACAGGAACTGGGGAGAGCCCTCAATGACCACAACCTTTTTATGGTCAAGGATACGGTTTATCGCTACTTGTTAGAACTAAGTCAAGGCGGACAGTTTGCTGTTCGTGCATTGGTCCAACAACTCCTCAAAGCTATTAGCCGAAATACACAGCGAGATCCTATGCTCTTGCTAAATGATTGGAAGACCAAGCTGCGTAATTTACCTACTCAACGCTCAGGGCTGCTCCTGCAACTTTTGGAAACGGAAATCGCTCTTCTTCGAGCACAACGACGCTCAACAGAAGATCCTAGCTTAATAGAAAGCTTGGGGCAGCAATTGGGTAGTTTAGAGTTGGAACAGCAACATTTTAGCCGTCAATTATTGCAAGTACTCAACCGAGAACGTATAGAAAAAGAAGGTCTTGAAATTATTCCAGAGGATTTAGACGAACTTTATAGTCGCCTTGAGGCCATAGAAAAAGAAATTGAAGACCTTAAGATAAATATTGATGCAGCCCAAGCCATGGAGAAAATCCTGCGCTGGCGTCGCATTGCGGAATTAGAGGCCCAACGCAATTTGTTGCAACAGGAAGAACCCTTCGCTATTCGTCAGCTGCAACAAGATATGATTAGCCTCAGAGAAGAAATGGAGAGCTTAGCTGCTCGCTTGAAAAGTTTGGAGGGCTATGCTAAACAAGGACTTTCTGTAGCAGAATTAAGAGAGGAAATTACCAAATTGGAGCAGCAGCGCCGAGCCTTACAACAGCAGTTTAAGGACTTACAAGATCAAGGTGAAGATGCAACTAAAGAGGAATTGGCCCTTATGCAGTTGCGCCAAGAACTAGAACGACTACAAAGAGATTTAGAAAGTGAATTAGAGGCCTTGCCCGAGCCAGAGTTGCTCGAAAAGATGTTGGTAGATGAATGGGAACAGCCTGCTTTACCTATAGAGTCTATTCGTCAAGCTCCCGAGGTTCAAGAATTCTTAAGTTATTTGATGGAGCTACCTTGGCAACAAGCTGAGGCTGATCGCATTCGCCAACGCTATTTGGTCGCACTACAAGACCATTGGGATGATCTGACTGAAGGCGTTCAAGCTAATCGAGAATTATTGGAACTGCTCCGCTCTAAAATGCGCCAGCTGTTGCTTCCTAGCCTGCAACGAATGAGTCAAAAACGCCTCGATTGGCGCCGAGAAATTGAAGCTTTGCCTGATATGAATACCGCCCAAAAATGGGAGCAGCGCCTAAGCGGAAGAGAAGAGGAGCAAATTGAATGGTTGGAACGTTTAGAGGCAGAGCAATGGGATGACCAAATCGCTAAGGAATTGGCCAATTTGCGCAAAAAGGTGCGTATTTATTTTCGGAAAATGCGCTTGATGTTCCGTCGCCAATTACGCAAACTAGCACAAGCTGAAGCCGCTCGCCTCAAAGAACTAGAGCGGGTCCAAGAAGAGGAAGAAAAACGCCTAGAAGCAGAACGCCTCAAGCGAATCAATGAACTAAAAAGACAGGAAAAAACGCCAGAAGCCGAAGCCGAAGAAGAAACAAAGGTGAAGCCCAAAAAAGAAAAACCCAAGCCAGCCGATCCCCCCGTAGATGAACCCCTCTATGTCCGAAATGCTGGATTGGTCCTTTTACAGCCTTATTATACCCGCCTTTTTATGGCCCTTAAAATGGTCAATAAAGGAAAGTTTGTCAATGAAGAAGCGCAAATTCGAGCTACACATATGCTGCAGTATATTGCCACAAGACAAACAGAAACGCCCGAAAATGAATTGGTCCTGAATAAAATTATGTGTGGCCTGCCGCTCTCTACCCCGGTCCCTATGGATGTGGGCCTGACGGAGCAAGAGCTGGGCACTTGTGATAGCCTTTTGCAAGGGGCAATCAATAACTGGAGCAGGATGCGGACCATGACGCCAGATGCTCTGCGAGGCACTTTCCTTATTCGTGAAGGAAGTATCAAAGAGGAGGCTGATCGCTGGAAACTCAAGGTGGAAAAAGGCTCTTTTGATATGCTTTTGCGCACCCTTCCTTGGGGGTTTACCTTTGTCCGCTATGGCTGGTTACCCAAGTTCATTGCTGTAGAATGGGATATTCCAGGTACTTAA
- the rlmB gene encoding 23S rRNA (guanosine(2251)-2'-O)-methyltransferase RlmB, with protein MQHHRPKKTPDQEMIFGRHPVMDALEAKRNFEKIILAANVRGPFEKDLRKACKELDVPLQTVPKERLNNYTRKNHQGVVALLSPIPYYQVEDLLLLAYEKGKHPLFVLLDGVTDVRNIGAIARSAEAAGADALIIPKKGSAQINDSAMKSSAGALNHLPVCRVNSLIQTAEYLQMNGLQLIAADLQGEKMLYDLELNLPLALIMGDEHKGVNRVLLDKVDEHFLLPMRGQTDSFNVSVATGITLYEIMRQQK; from the coding sequence ATGCAGCACCACCGACCAAAAAAGACGCCCGATCAAGAAATGATTTTCGGCCGTCATCCTGTAATGGACGCCCTTGAAGCTAAACGCAATTTTGAAAAAATTATCTTGGCCGCTAATGTTCGTGGCCCTTTTGAAAAGGATTTGCGCAAAGCTTGCAAAGAACTAGACGTTCCACTACAAACGGTCCCCAAAGAACGTCTCAATAATTATACTCGCAAAAACCACCAAGGGGTGGTGGCCCTACTCTCCCCTATCCCCTATTATCAAGTAGAAGATTTGCTCTTATTGGCCTACGAAAAAGGCAAGCACCCGCTTTTTGTTTTGCTAGATGGCGTGACGGATGTCCGCAATATTGGCGCAATTGCCCGCTCTGCAGAAGCTGCCGGAGCCGACGCCCTGATTATTCCTAAAAAAGGCTCGGCCCAAATCAATGACTCGGCCATGAAGAGCTCTGCTGGAGCCCTCAATCATTTGCCCGTTTGCCGAGTAAATAGCCTGATCCAAACGGCTGAATACCTACAGATGAATGGCCTTCAACTGATTGCCGCCGACCTACAGGGCGAAAAAATGCTTTATGATCTAGAACTCAATCTCCCGCTGGCCCTCATTATGGGCGATGAGCATAAGGGCGTCAATCGCGTCTTACTCGACAAGGTAGATGAGCATTTTCTTTTGCCTATGCGCGGCCAAACCGACTCTTTTAATGTTTCGGTGGCCACGGGCATTACGCTCTACGAAATTATGCGCCAACAAAAGTAA
- the gldD gene encoding gliding motility lipoprotein GldD: MKTSFFWLFLGLCLSLVACQEEEVYIPKKRIYPKVVYPERNYQALDRNFCAFHFDYPDYMEFIQDTTLGNRKALHSCWFDLNFKSLNGRLHFTYTDLSKGPIEEELYKMYSDAYRLAEEHTAKAASLDDYVINRPEDKVYGVLFNIEGHVASPFQLLLTDSSQHAVRASLYFNTRPEADSMAPVIDFVKTDIMGMINSFQWANSQ; this comes from the coding sequence ATGAAGACTTCTTTCTTTTGGCTCTTTTTGGGCCTCTGTCTTTCTTTGGTTGCTTGCCAAGAAGAGGAGGTATACATTCCCAAAAAACGCATTTATCCTAAGGTCGTTTATCCCGAACGCAACTACCAAGCCCTCGACAGGAATTTCTGTGCCTTCCATTTCGATTATCCAGACTATATGGAGTTTATCCAAGATACCACTTTAGGCAATCGGAAAGCACTTCACTCTTGCTGGTTTGACCTCAACTTCAAAAGCCTAAATGGCCGTCTACATTTTACTTATACAGACCTTTCTAAAGGTCCTATTGAAGAAGAACTCTACAAAATGTATAGCGATGCTTATCGACTAGCCGAAGAACATACCGCTAAGGCTGCTAGCCTTGATGATTATGTTATCAATCGCCCAGAAGATAAGGTCTATGGCGTTTTATTCAACATTGAAGGCCATGTAGCTTCGCCCTTTCAGCTCCTGCTAACCGATAGTAGCCAACATGCTGTTCGAGCCTCACTCTATTTTAATACCCGCCCAGAAGCTGATTCTATGGCTCCCGTAATTGACTTTGTCAAAACAGACATCATGGGGATGATCAATAGCTTCCAATGGGCCAATTCTCAATAA